In Dermacentor andersoni chromosome 4, qqDerAnde1_hic_scaffold, whole genome shotgun sequence, the following proteins share a genomic window:
- the LOC140217232 gene encoding uncharacterized protein — protein MEQAVQFLSQKFDEFQEKISKQDNEIKDLRKKVTELEEKEKLHASAESSLQQQVNDLEFRSRRLNLEVHGLPVKENENLMSSLNEVAEKLQIPQLVEADVVPVHRLPARRDYVPGIIVGFTRQETRAAWLKKKNYLRDEKPRIFFQENLTRQNRELLRSAKEVAKEKGYKSAWYVNGKVLVRKTEGANALHIKDRGELEEL, from the coding sequence ATGGAACAGGCAGTTCAGTTTCTGTCACAAAAATTTGATGAATTTCAGGAAAAGATCTCTAAGCAGGACAATGAAATTAAAGATCTAAGAAAAAAAGTGACAGaactggaagaaaaagaaaagttgcatgCGTCCGCAGAATCCAGTCTTCAACAGCAGGTGAATGACCTAGAGTTCCGGAGTAGGCGACTGAACTTAGAAGTCCATGGACTCCCTGTTAAGGAGAATGAAAACTTGATGTCTTCTCTCAATGAGGTTGCTGAAAAGCTACAAATACCTCAGCTTGTAGAGGCTGACGTTGTACCCGTGCATCGGCTGCCCGCGAGGAGAGACTACGTGCCGGGAATAATCGTTGGTTTCACAAGGCAGGAGACCAGAGCTGCATGGCTTAAGAAAAAGAACTACCTGCGGGATGAAAAACCGcgaattttctttcaagaaaattTGACTCGGCAAAACAGGGAGCTTCTACGATCCGCAAAAGAAGTGGCAAAAGAGAAAGGGTATAAGTCTGCTTGGTACGTTAACGGCAAGGTGCTTGTTCGAAAGACCGAGGGAGCTAATGCCCTTCACATTAAGGACAGGGGCGAACTGGAAGAGCTATAA